A window of the Pseudomonas fluorescens genome harbors these coding sequences:
- a CDS encoding alpha-xenorhabdolysin family binary toxin subunit A — MSSSDLWSDALDNASPEQVMQMAAAAPKLLSDASVSEGDDVVRDRGLLLTKKQIIDLRKYEAAGLALPHTLKDVQDYLRFGAGQDGGPGLNPTDFLSTFVNTRNHARRWSPLRERIMMTGQGLKSFASSMLNYGKSIQEVLNDDDSVAFLKANKIKTLAQLKALEIELGDKFPDIEIDPDTVATLGYYLQRIFESINKNLSEVQGIKNDLDVFGYDLREHVLPSIKLRVGLIDSSTLAADIKVLKNNIDDRAKEIDIKNTEYKAAVQEALKSAAGMNIVGLAMAIYMGVEAENIRAARNKLYAEQERDIQVLASKNQTLGSLARVKHDLQSLMIVAIDADIATQNLMHVWKSLYLHISNSVAAMDRINDALSLRIFGTEFEEVVLPWKAIESDSDKLIQVFKEADEEYERNYSFIARASRVIGINTRVSYPPVDVATLTFSIEQVREARTQAEVLKTRLAYLPDLFDRFKRIVSGMGQCQSQLQDSAQSSVNDLQTSLRRLARNEKDRLKETDPEVIEEIDDERKDILRLISSAMTRQASLVGSALRNIDARFDVRLTQAYIADFQRDALVANAEIVQLDDKLAKLEAERKVMNDGVTLLEKSGIEKLGKDVELTITKITELGLAPPEIKLVMAAIDQLKRTLIGIGESVRFLDMVRESDKLKQKVEGVQADIDRERSAIRDSQGKIEYLEAIHVMEDCRAKYADAYRPVVNAFEQLRDAINVERLDDFDALSAALKQHAPLFIAFADPLSVPQH, encoded by the coding sequence ATGTCTTCTTCCGACTTATGGAGCGATGCCCTGGATAATGCCTCGCCTGAGCAAGTTATGCAGATGGCGGCGGCGGCGCCGAAGTTACTCAGCGATGCATCGGTTTCCGAGGGGGACGATGTCGTGCGTGACCGCGGACTTCTCCTCACCAAAAAACAGATCATTGATTTGCGTAAATATGAAGCGGCCGGTCTGGCGCTTCCACATACCCTGAAGGATGTCCAGGACTATCTGCGTTTCGGCGCCGGGCAAGACGGTGGCCCTGGTTTAAACCCGACTGACTTCCTCTCTACCTTTGTCAACACCCGGAACCACGCAAGACGTTGGTCGCCGTTGCGTGAACGCATCATGATGACCGGGCAAGGGCTGAAGAGCTTTGCCAGCAGCATGCTCAATTACGGCAAGTCGATTCAGGAAGTCTTGAACGATGATGATTCAGTCGCGTTCCTCAAGGCAAACAAGATTAAAACACTCGCTCAGCTTAAGGCGCTGGAAATTGAACTGGGTGACAAGTTTCCGGATATTGAAATTGACCCTGATACGGTCGCGACGCTGGGCTATTACCTGCAGCGAATATTCGAAAGTATCAATAAAAACCTGAGCGAAGTGCAGGGCATCAAGAATGATCTGGACGTGTTTGGTTATGATCTGCGCGAACATGTTCTGCCCAGCATAAAACTTCGGGTTGGGCTGATTGATAGCAGTACGTTGGCAGCGGATATCAAAGTCTTGAAGAACAATATTGATGATCGTGCTAAAGAAATTGATATTAAAAACACTGAATACAAGGCGGCGGTTCAGGAGGCATTGAAGTCTGCAGCCGGGATGAACATCGTGGGCCTGGCCATGGCTATCTACATGGGGGTAGAGGCCGAAAATATTCGTGCTGCACGCAACAAGTTGTATGCCGAACAGGAGCGGGATATCCAGGTGCTGGCGAGTAAGAACCAGACGCTCGGTTCACTTGCCCGCGTCAAGCATGACCTGCAAAGTCTGATGATCGTGGCGATTGATGCTGACATTGCCACGCAGAACCTGATGCATGTCTGGAAAAGCCTCTACCTGCACATCTCCAACTCGGTAGCGGCGATGGACCGAATCAACGACGCCTTGAGCCTGCGGATCTTCGGGACCGAATTCGAAGAAGTGGTGTTGCCATGGAAAGCCATCGAGTCCGACTCGGACAAGCTTATCCAGGTCTTCAAAGAGGCTGATGAAGAATACGAGCGCAACTATTCGTTCATCGCGCGTGCCTCGCGTGTGATCGGGATCAACACGAGGGTGAGCTATCCGCCTGTGGACGTTGCCACCCTGACATTCTCTATTGAACAGGTGCGTGAAGCTCGTACTCAGGCGGAAGTATTGAAAACCCGACTGGCTTACCTGCCCGATCTGTTTGACCGCTTCAAGCGAATCGTGAGTGGCATGGGACAATGCCAAAGCCAATTGCAGGATTCGGCACAGTCGAGTGTGAATGATCTGCAAACCAGCCTGCGACGTCTCGCGCGCAACGAGAAGGACCGGTTAAAAGAAACCGATCCTGAGGTCATTGAAGAAATCGATGATGAGCGTAAGGACATTTTGCGTTTGATCTCCTCTGCCATGACGAGGCAGGCATCTTTGGTGGGAAGCGCCTTGCGCAACATTGATGCACGGTTTGATGTTCGCCTGACGCAGGCTTACATCGCTGATTTCCAGCGCGACGCGCTTGTGGCCAATGCTGAAATTGTCCAACTGGACGACAAACTTGCAAAGCTTGAGGCTGAACGCAAGGTCATGAATGACGGGGTCACTCTTCTGGAAAAAAGTGGCATCGAGAAACTCGGCAAGGATGTTGAACTGACCATCACCAAGATTACCGAACTGGGCCTGGCTCCGCCGGAAATCAAATTGGTGATGGCGGCCATCGATCAACTGAAGCGAACCCTCATTGGCATTGGTGAGTCTGTGCGCTTTCTGGACATGGTTCGCGAGAGCGACAAGTTGAAGCAGAAAGTCGAAGGCGTGCAGGCTGATATCGATCGTGAGCGCTCGGCTATCCGTGATTCGCAAGGCAAGATCGAGTACCTGGAAGCCATTCATGTCATGGAAGACTGTCGCGCCAAATATGCCGACGCCTACCGTCCTGTCGTGAATGCTTTTGAGCAATTGCGCGATGCGATCAATGTCGAGCGGTTGGACGACTTTGATGCGCTCAGTGCCGCGTTGAAACAGCATGCGCCACTGTTTATCGCTTTCGCTGATCCGCTGTCAGTACCGCAGCACTGA